The Kiritimatiellales bacterium genomic interval AAACCGGGCAGATGGCGCGAGATATGACGGTGTTTGTGGATGACGATGGCGCCGCGTATCACTTTTATTCATCTGAAAATAACAGCACGATGCATGTGTCGAAGCTGACCGACGATTATCTTGCTCCTACCGGAGAATATGTCCGCATTTTTGAACACCGCTGGATGGAAGCGCCGGCGGTTTGCAAACGGAACGGAAAATATTACCTGATTGCCAGCGGCTGCACCGGCTGGGCGCCGAATGCGGCGCGCGGCGCGGTGGCGGAAAATATATTCGGCCCGTGGGTGGAGCTGGAAAATCCAAGCATCGGCGTGAATCTGCAAAACGGGTTCGGCCCGGAAAAAACATTCGGTGCGCAAAGCACATACATTCAGCAGGTGCAGGGAAAGAAAGATGCATACATTGCAATGTTCGATATCTGGAATCCTGAAAATGCGATCGATGGACGTTATGTCTGGCTGCCGATTGAATTTACCGGAGCGATCCAGTTCAGGATTGAATGGCAGAACGAATGGGATCTGTCGGTGTTTGATAAATAAGGGATGATCATGAGAATTCAGAATTTTGTTTTTATTGCACTGACGGTTCTCGCCGGTTCCGGAGCCGGTTTTTCTTATTCAATAGAAAGCGCGTCCGCCGCAAAAATGGCTGTGCCGGAATCCGGGTTTTATGTTCTGCGCGTTAATGCGCCGAAGGCAGCGAAAATTTCCGGCGGAATTGATGGGCTGCAGCTTTTATCGGATGCTGTTTCTGCCGGTGGCTCCACATTACCGCTGGGTTTTATTGTAAAAGATGAAACCGTGTGTGTTGAAGCAGAGCCGGTGCTTGCCGCATCCGCATTTTCACTGGATAAGGCCGCCGCAAAAACGATAAAAAATGAAACAGGCCGGCAGCTCGGTGCAGGCGAAACAGTTTTGCATCAGGTTGCTGAATCCGGTTTTTACGGATTAGTAAACGCCAAAATAAGCGCACCGTCTTCCGGCGCCGCCTTGCCGGAAATTCAGGTGTTCGTCGGAGATCAGGCGCCGGTTTTGCGCCGGCAGATTAACGGTGCAACGGAGTTTGATACAGAGATCGGCTGGCTTGGTTCCGGCGATCGCATCTGCATTGAACTTTCCGGCGCCGGAAATTTTTCAGCGGATTATGATATCGTCTATCTGGAAAGCCCGGATATCCGGACGCAGGTGGATAACGGTTGCAGCGCCGGGAAATCTTCGATCCGGATTCATCCCGGACGTTATTATGCCGGAGGTTATCATCCGGCGGAAATTTATCTGACGAACCGGTCCGATATAGATATTAATGCCCATGGTGTCCGGATGGTTATCCGCAATGTCCAGCGGCGCGTGCTTCAGGTGGAGTCTTCGTCAAATATTACATTAAGAGGCCTGATTTCCGATTATGATCCGCTGCTGTTTTCGCAGGGAACAATTCTGGATGTGGCGGCAAACGGTTCATGGATTGATATGGCGGTTCATACCGGATATCCGGCGCCGAACTGGCCGGATGCCGATCGTTTAATGGTGCATCATTCCGACTCGCTGATGCGGAAAAAATTTTCCAGAGACCTTCGTCTGTCCGGCATTGTGAAGCAGAGCGATTCAACGTACAGGCTGATTACAACAACCCGCCATACAGATCACGGCTGGAGTGCCGGCGATTATGTCAGCACGCCGAATCAGGCAATGGGTTATACTGTCTGGATTAAAGACAGCGCCGGAATTGTTCTGCAGGATGTCACACTGCATTGCGCGCGCGGCTGGAGCATTTGCGAATACATGAGTACCGGCTGTGCCTACGAGCGCGTAAATCTGATTCCGGGGCCGCGGCCGCTGCTGGCGGAAGTTGCCCGCCTGCGGAGCGCGCATTCCGACGGCATTCACAGTAAATTCGGCGATGTCGGCCCGCGTATTGAAAACTGCCGGTTTATCGGCCTCGGCGACGATGCCATTGCGATTCACGGCGGCTTCGGTGTTGTTTTAAAAAAGACCTCCGGCAAAACGCTGGATATTTCTGCACAGGATGAAATTTTTCATCCCGGCGACACGGTTCGTGTTTATAACGACACCACCGGAACATTTGTTGAACGGAAAATTGTTGCAGTTGGAGATTCGGCAGTGCCGCTGCAGGATGTTCAGACACTGCTGGCGGAAAAATATCCGCGCTACTCTTTCCGCGGGCTTTATAAAGTTGTGATGACGGTAACGCTGGACAAGGCGGTTGACGCGGAGCCGGGAGAATTGATGTCGAACCGCAACCGCAACGGATCCGGGTTCGTCGCGCGCAATAATGAAATATGCAATACCCGGGCACGCGGGATCATCATTAAAGCGTCCGATGGTGTGAT includes:
- a CDS encoding right-handed parallel beta-helix repeat-containing protein codes for the protein MRIQNFVFIALTVLAGSGAGFSYSIESASAAKMAVPESGFYVLRVNAPKAAKISGGIDGLQLLSDAVSAGGSTLPLGFIVKDETVCVEAEPVLAASAFSLDKAAAKTIKNETGRQLGAGETVLHQVAESGFYGLVNAKISAPSSGAALPEIQVFVGDQAPVLRRQINGATEFDTEIGWLGSGDRICIELSGAGNFSADYDIVYLESPDIRTQVDNGCSAGKSSIRIHPGRYYAGGYHPAEIYLTNRSDIDINAHGVRMVIRNVQRRVLQVESSSNITLRGLISDYDPLLFSQGTILDVAANGSWIDMAVHTGYPAPNWPDADRLMVHHSDSLMRKKFSRDLRLSGIVKQSDSTYRLITTTRHTDHGWSAGDYVSTPNQAMGYTVWIKDSAGIVLQDVTLHCARGWSICEYMSTGCAYERVNLIPGPRPLLAEVARLRSAHSDGIHSKFGDVGPRIENCRFIGLGDDAIAIHGGFGVVLKKTSGKTLDISAQDEIFHPGDTVRVYNDTTGTFVERKIVAVGDSAVPLQDVQTLLAEKYPRYSFRGLYKVVMTVTLDKAVDAEPGELMSNRNRNGSGFVARNNEICNTRARGIIIKASDGVIEGNTISHCALPGILLAAEADNFMEADMVSNVIVSSNVLNSVNEGCHASDRLIHAGAITVSFSGKNVIGHFNLQINDNEFVNVGGVNININNAGNVSINRNRFINSHGYKDNAAEKLGVNNGSFIHVDNAMDVTLGSGADANVYQNPGPYIDKANLISIGANAKNVTGKILSDSEAKKIK